CATGGGCTCCACCTGCCTTACGACCAAAAGCACCGCGTCAATATGTTTTTGCTGCAATCTGTCCGGCATTAGGGAAAATGACAGCCCTTATCCTGCCATACGCTAATACAGAAACAATGAATATCTTTCTTCGACATGTTTCTATAGATTTTCAAATTTATTTCATGATCATCGTTGTTGATCAGGCAGCATGGCATATGTCTAAAAATCTTGTTGTGCCTGAAAACATCCGACTTATACCTCAGCCCGCACATTCACCGGAGCTCAACCCCACAGAACATCTCTGGGAAGAGGTCAGAGAAAAGTATCTTCATAATACCGCTTTTCAATCCATTGACAGACTTGAAGACACACTTTGCACTGCTTTGAATGACATCTATAACGATCCGCATAGACTCACTTCTATGACAAACCTCCCTTATCTTAGAGTAACTCTATGAAGGCTACTCGGTATTAGGACATTTTCATTTTGGTTAAACACCGAATTTTAGTGCAATTGATAAACCCACATGGTTTTTGTTACTATATTTGACCTTATATTTGGTCTATATACTAAACACATTAGAGGGAGGCTGTTTTGTCAGGCAGGCGGGTGTTATTGGTAGATGACGATGAATTGGTAAGAGAGATGGTATCATTTTTTCTGACGGAAAGCGGCTTTGATGTCACTTCTGCTGCAAGCGGCAAAGACGCGCTTGACATTATAGATAAAGGGTCGTTTTTTGACATTATCGTCTCAGATATGAATATGCCTGTAATGAGCGGTTTAGAGCTTGCACAAGAGGTAAAAAACAGGGATTTGTACATACCGTTTATTTTTCTAAGCGGAACTCCCTGCGATTTAAGTGAAAGTAAACGCAAGGACCTTGCAGTTGCTGAGTGTCTGCTAAAGGACGCTACCCTTGACACCCAAATTGTTAACGCTCTGAAAAAGTATATTTAATGCTGATCTCTGTAAATAAAAAATATAAAGTTGCAGTCAGAAGCATAACAAGGCGGCAATGAGAAAGTGACGTAGGCGTACTTTCAGTACGTTGAGGAGCTTTTGACGATGCCAACGAAGTTAGGCGATTGAATGCAGCTTTATATAAGGAGTTATAAATAATAATATGCTTGACATAAGACACATTCGGGAAAATCCTGAAAAAATAATCCAATCGCTTAAAAAACGTAATTCCAATATAGATCTAAGCGAGCTTCTCAACCTTGAACAGCGCCGTAAGACGCTTCAGATGGAGGTTGAGGAGTTGAGAAACCAAAGAAACGTAGTCTCTGATGAGATAGGCAAACTCAAAAAGCAAAAGCAAAATGCCGACAGCCTTGTTAATAACATGAAAGAAGTGTCAGAGCACATAAAGCGCCTCGATGAGGACATAAGCGGCATTGAAACAAAAATCTCAGAAACTATGCTTCTTATCCCTAACATTCCACACGATAGTGTTCCCGTGGGAAAAGACGAGACCGAGAATATGGAGATAAAAAAGTGGGGAGAGCCGCAGAAATTTGATTTTGAACCCCTTAACCACTGGGATATAGGCACAGCGCTTAACATAATAGACTTTGAACGGGCGGCTAAAATTGCAGGCGCACGGTTTGCCCTCATGAAAGGGTTGGGGGCAAAGCTTGAGCGGTCGCTTATGAATTTCATGTTAAACCATAACGTAAAGCGGGGCTACACAGAGATTTTCCCCCCTATTTTGGTAAACCGGGTAAGCATGACGGCAACCGGACAGTTACCCAAATTTGCAGAGGAGCTGTTTCGCACGGCTGAGCCGGAGTTCTATCTGATCCCAACAGCCGAGGTTCCCGTAACAAACATCCACAGGGATGAGATACTTAAAGACGAGGAGCTTCCGATTCGCTACACAGCCTATACACCGTGTTTCAGGGCGGAGGCCGGCTCTCACGGCAAAGACACGCGGGGGCTCATAAGACAGCATCAGTTTAACAAGGTGGAACTTGTTATGTTTACCAAACCGGAGGATTCTTACCGCTATCACGAGGAGCTGACAGAGGTTGCAGAAAGCATTCTGGAGACTTTAAAACTTCCTTACCGAAGAGTGCTCCTATGTACCGGAGATATGGGATTTTCATCGGCTAAGACCTATGACCTTGAGGTGTGGCTTCCCGGCCAGAACCGTTACAGGGAGATTTCATCATGTTCTAATTTTGAAGATTTTCAGGCAAGACGCGCCGCCATACGGTTTAAAAGACCGGACAAAAAGGGGACAGAGTTGGTGCACACGTTAAACGGCTCAGGACTTGCTATCGGGCGCACTCTTTGCGCTATACTGGAAAATTACCAGCAAAAGGACGGCTCTGTCGTTATCCCCGAAGCTTTGTGCCACTACATGGGCACAGAGGTGATTACTGTTTAGCCATTTTCCTAAACATTGCTTTAATCATAGAGGAATATTTTGAAGTTTCCTCCTGATCTTTTTTTAATTGTGTTTCTGCTTGTTTTTTATGCAGAGTATTCGGGGACCCTTTTGCTAAATTATATATTAGAAGTATTCTTTCGTAATGTTCACGTCTTTCTTCAACAAGCGCTTCGTTTTTGTTTAAACCATATACTTCGATTGATTCTTTACCCTTTTTACTATTATTTAGATGATA
The genomic region above belongs to Nitrospirota bacterium and contains:
- a CDS encoding transposase, whose product is WAPPALRPKAPRQYVFAAICPALGKMTALILPYANTETMNIFLRHVSIDFQIYFMIIVVDQAAWHMSKNLVVPENIRLIPQPAHSPELNPTEHLWEEVREKYLHNTAFQSIDRLEDTLCTALNDIYNDPHRLTSMTNLPYLRVTL
- a CDS encoding response regulator, coding for MSGRRVLLVDDDELVREMVSFFLTESGFDVTSAASGKDALDIIDKGSFFDIIVSDMNMPVMSGLELAQEVKNRDLYIPFIFLSGTPCDLSESKRKDLAVAECLLKDATLDTQIVNALKKYI
- the serS gene encoding serine--tRNA ligase yields the protein MLDIRHIRENPEKIIQSLKKRNSNIDLSELLNLEQRRKTLQMEVEELRNQRNVVSDEIGKLKKQKQNADSLVNNMKEVSEHIKRLDEDISGIETKISETMLLIPNIPHDSVPVGKDETENMEIKKWGEPQKFDFEPLNHWDIGTALNIIDFERAAKIAGARFALMKGLGAKLERSLMNFMLNHNVKRGYTEIFPPILVNRVSMTATGQLPKFAEELFRTAEPEFYLIPTAEVPVTNIHRDEILKDEELPIRYTAYTPCFRAEAGSHGKDTRGLIRQHQFNKVELVMFTKPEDSYRYHEELTEVAESILETLKLPYRRVLLCTGDMGFSSAKTYDLEVWLPGQNRYREISSCSNFEDFQARRAAIRFKRPDKKGTELVHTLNGSGLAIGRTLCAILENYQQKDGSVVIPEALCHYMGTEVITV